From the genome of Chroicocephalus ridibundus chromosome 1, bChrRid1.1, whole genome shotgun sequence, one region includes:
- the CSDC2 gene encoding cold shock domain-containing protein C2: protein MRVPLCVCVRVRGAHHTHIRHRGSIGSRWAGRQREKPLQESGCRRDRCSSQGSGGALGPTEHRCLAGRSSREPVTAKEVSGSRPARPGAFFPVARPPIPKTEEPAGPTMSSDPSAPPAVPPLHSPKSPVWPTFPFQREGSRIWERGNLLLRDLPSPLPTKRTRTYSATARASAGPIFKGVCKQFSRSQGHGFITPENGTEDIFVHVSDIEGEYVPVEGDEVTYKVCPIPPKNQKFQAVEVVLTNLAPHTKHETWSGQIIGS, encoded by the exons ATgcgtgtgcctctgtgtgtgtgtgtgcgtgtgcgagGCGCGCATCATACACACATCAGACACCGCGGATCCATCGGCAGCCGGTGGGcgggcaggcagagggagaaacCCCTCCAAGAGTCGGGCTGCCGGCGAGACCGCTGCTCCTCGCAAGGCAGCGGAGGAGCGTTGGGCCCCACCGAGCACCGATGCTTGGCAGGACGCAGCTCCAGGGAGCCCGTCACCGCTAAGGAG GTCTCAGGCAGCAGACCCGCGCGCCCCGGCGCCTTCTTTCCTGTCGCCCGCCCGCCCATCCCCAAAACGGAGGAGCCCGCCGGTCCCACCATGTCGTCAGACCCCAGCGCTCCGCCGGCGGTGCCCCCCCTACACTCCCCCAAGTCGCCGGTGTGGcccaccttccccttccagcGGGAGGGCAGCCGCATCTGGGAGCGGGGCAACCTCCTGCTGCGGGAcctgcccagccccctccctACCAAGAGGACCAGGACCTACTCGGC GACGGCGCGTGCCTCTGCCGGCCCCATCTTCAAGGGTGTCTGCAAGCAGTTCTCTCGCTCCCAGGGCCACGGGTTCATCACCCCCGAGAATGGCACAGAGGACATTTTCGTCCACGTGTCTGA caTCGAGGGGGAGTACGTCCCGGTGGAGGGGGATGAGGTGACGTACAAggtctgccccatccctcccaagAACCAGAAGTTCCAGGCGGTGGAGGTGGTCCTCACCAACCTGGCGCCGCACACGAAGCACGAGACATGGTCCGGCCAGATCATCGGCTCCTAG
- the PMM1 gene encoding phosphomannomutase 1, with protein MAAAAATRGRVLCLFDVDGTLTPARQKIEPEVDAFLRELRERVQIGVVGGSDYAKIAEQLGDGDEVIEKFDYVFAENGTVQYKNGQLVSKQAIQDHLGEELLQDLINFCLNYMALLKLPKKRGTFIEFRNGMLNISPIGRSCTPEERIEFSELDKKERIREKFVAALQREFAGKGLRFSRGGMISFDVFPEGWDKRYCLNVLDDERFDTIHFFGNETTPGGNDYEIYDDPRTVGHSVQSPQDTVQRCREIFFPERANEC; from the exons atggcggcggcggcggcgacacGGGGTCGGGTGCTGTGCCTCTTCGATGTGGACGGGACCCTGACGCCGGCCCGGCAG AAAATCGAGCCGGAGGTCGACGCCTTCCTGCGGGAGCTGCGGGAGAGGGTGCAGATCGGCGTGGTGGGGGGCTCCGACTACGCCAAGATAGCCGAGCAGCTGGGGGACGGGGACGAAG TCATCGAGAAGTTTGACTATGTCTTTGCTGAGAACGGCACGGTGCAGTACAAGAATGGGCAGCTTGTCTCCAAGCAG gCCATTCAGGACCACTTgggggaagagctgctgcaggatctAATCAACTTCTGTCTCAACTACATGGCGCTGCTGAAGCTGCCCAAGAAAAG AGGAACCTTCATCGAGTTTCGCAACGGGATGCTAAACATCTCCCCCATCGGACGGAGCTGCACGCCAGAGGAGCGAATAGAGTTCTCCGAGCTGGACAAG AAAGAGCGGATCCGGGAGAAGTTTGTGGCAGCCTTGCAGAGGGAGTTTGCTGGCAAAGGCCTGCGTTTCTCTCGAG GTGGCATGATCAGCTTTGACGTCTTCCCGGAGGGCTGGGACAAGCGCTACTGCCTCAATGTGCTCGACGATGAGCGATTTGACACCATCCACTTCTTTGGGAACGAGACGACCCCT GGAGGGAATGATTATGAAATCTATGACGATCCCCGCACAGTGGGACACAGCGTCCAGTCCCCTCAGGACACGGTCCAGCGATGCCGTGAAATCTTCTTTCCAGAGAGGGCAAATGAGTGCTGA